The following are encoded in a window of Pyxidicoccus xibeiensis genomic DNA:
- a CDS encoding pyridoxamine 5'-phosphate oxidase family protein — protein sequence MENPFHRGELAVQAHEGTVREAERVGRSIGSVFPPAARDFLRAQRMVVVASRVPDTGQVWASLLTGEPGFASVRDEHTLVVLAEPVEGDPLQAVLREEADVGLLGIELATRRRMKARGRAEPGPDGGFLLWPRSVYSLCPKYIQARAVEPPPEPRPTPRAEAVYSGTALTETQQQWLARADTFFIATHTQEGGADASHRGGNPGFVRVRDAHALEFPDYAGNNMFNTLGNLALDARAGLLFIDFEAGGTLQLTGTARATWEPERLARHAGAKRVVDFQVEEVHELRGVTSLRWRFLDYSRFNPR from the coding sequence ATGGAGAATCCCTTTCATCGAGGCGAGCTGGCCGTGCAGGCCCATGAGGGCACCGTGCGAGAGGCGGAGCGCGTGGGCCGCTCCATCGGCTCGGTGTTCCCGCCCGCGGCGCGGGACTTCCTTCGCGCGCAGCGGATGGTGGTGGTGGCCTCGCGAGTGCCGGACACGGGGCAGGTCTGGGCCTCGCTGCTCACGGGCGAGCCCGGCTTTGCCTCGGTGCGCGACGAGCACACGCTCGTCGTGCTCGCGGAGCCGGTGGAGGGAGACCCGCTCCAGGCCGTCCTGCGGGAGGAGGCCGACGTCGGGCTGCTCGGCATCGAGCTGGCCACCCGGCGGCGGATGAAGGCCCGAGGCCGCGCGGAGCCAGGGCCCGACGGAGGCTTCCTCCTGTGGCCGCGCAGCGTGTACTCGCTCTGCCCCAAGTACATCCAGGCGAGGGCGGTGGAGCCGCCGCCGGAGCCACGGCCCACGCCGCGCGCCGAGGCGGTGTACTCCGGCACGGCGCTCACCGAGACGCAGCAGCAGTGGCTCGCGCGGGCGGACACCTTCTTCATCGCCACGCACACGCAGGAAGGGGGCGCGGACGCCTCGCACCGGGGTGGCAACCCGGGCTTCGTGCGCGTGCGGGACGCGCACGCGTTGGAGTTCCCGGACTACGCGGGCAACAACATGTTCAACACGCTGGGCAACCTCGCGCTGGACGCTCGCGCGGGGCTGCTGTTCATCGACTTCGAGGCTGGAGGCACGCTCCAGCTCACCGGGACGGCGCGGGCCACCTGGGAGCCGGAGCGCCTGGCGCGGCATGCCGGGGCGAAGCGGGTGGTGGACTTCCAGGTGGAGGAAGTCCATGAGCTGCGCGGCGTCACCTCGCTGCGCTGGCGCTTCCTCGACTACTCACGCTTCAACCCCCGCTGA
- a CDS encoding sigma-54-dependent Fis family transcriptional regulator, whose translation MYADALQSVALAVAQVRSVDLVLARVVHGLAAQPDVALARLWLIAPGDICDVCPMRAECPERTRCLHLAASAGGSREDPEEEWSRLDGAFRRFPLGVRKVGQVGATGEPVLLQSLGGQAGWLVRGEWARREDIQSFAAQPLVFRGDVLGVLAVFSRRALGAQEFSWLRSFADHAAVALANARAFEEVARLRGQLELERDYLREEVKDALAFGELVGRSAALQRVLQQLQPVAATTASVLILGESGVGKELIARALHEQSPRRERPLIRVNCASIPRELFESEFFGHVKGAFTGALRDRAGRFQAAEGGTLFLDEVGEIPLELQGKLLRVLQEGTFERVGDDVTRKVDVRIVAATNRNLKAEVAAGRFREDLYYRLSVFPIEVPPLRERAEDIPLLAEHLLQRVSARLKVAPPRLSQAHVQALQRYDWPGNVRELENVLERAVILSRGGKLRLEGALPETTRPEAPPERKAPAPSTMSFLNETQWRQREKENLQAALAAAGGKVYGPGGAAELLGIAPTTLASRLKALGIKVR comes from the coding sequence ATGTACGCGGACGCGCTCCAGTCGGTAGCCCTCGCCGTGGCGCAGGTCCGCTCGGTGGACCTGGTGCTGGCGCGGGTCGTCCATGGCCTGGCCGCGCAGCCGGACGTGGCGCTGGCGCGGCTGTGGCTCATCGCGCCTGGGGACATCTGCGACGTGTGTCCCATGCGCGCCGAGTGCCCCGAGCGGACGCGCTGCCTCCACCTGGCGGCGAGCGCGGGCGGCTCCCGGGAGGACCCGGAGGAGGAGTGGTCGCGGCTGGACGGGGCGTTCCGCCGCTTTCCCCTGGGCGTGCGCAAGGTGGGGCAGGTGGGCGCCACGGGCGAGCCCGTGCTGCTGCAGAGCCTGGGAGGACAGGCCGGCTGGCTGGTGCGCGGCGAGTGGGCGCGGCGCGAGGACATCCAGAGCTTCGCGGCCCAGCCGCTCGTGTTCCGGGGCGATGTGCTGGGCGTGCTGGCGGTGTTCAGCCGCAGGGCGCTCGGCGCACAGGAGTTCTCCTGGCTGCGCAGCTTCGCGGACCATGCGGCGGTGGCCCTGGCCAACGCGCGCGCCTTCGAGGAGGTGGCGCGGCTGCGCGGCCAGCTGGAGCTGGAGCGCGACTACCTGCGCGAGGAGGTGAAGGACGCGCTGGCCTTCGGGGAGCTGGTGGGCCGGAGCGCGGCGTTGCAGCGGGTGCTCCAGCAGCTCCAGCCCGTGGCGGCCACCACCGCCAGCGTGCTCATCCTCGGGGAGTCCGGCGTCGGCAAGGAGCTCATCGCCCGGGCACTCCACGAGCAGAGCCCGCGCCGGGAGCGGCCCCTCATCCGCGTCAACTGCGCGTCCATTCCGCGCGAGCTGTTCGAGAGCGAGTTCTTCGGCCACGTGAAGGGCGCCTTCACCGGCGCGCTGCGAGACAGGGCCGGCCGCTTCCAGGCCGCCGAGGGCGGCACGCTCTTCCTCGACGAGGTGGGGGAGATTCCCCTGGAGCTGCAGGGCAAGCTGCTGCGGGTGCTCCAGGAAGGAACCTTCGAGCGGGTGGGGGACGACGTCACGCGGAAGGTGGACGTGCGCATCGTCGCCGCCACGAACCGCAACCTGAAGGCGGAGGTCGCCGCCGGGCGCTTCCGTGAAGACCTCTACTACCGGCTGAGCGTCTTCCCCATCGAGGTGCCGCCGCTGCGCGAGCGCGCGGAGGACATTCCCCTGCTGGCCGAGCACCTGCTCCAGCGCGTCTCCGCGCGGCTCAAGGTCGCTCCGCCCCGGCTGTCCCAGGCCCACGTGCAGGCGCTCCAGCGGTACGACTGGCCGGGCAACGTGCGCGAGCTGGAGAACGTGCTGGAGCGCGCCGTCATCCTCTCACGAGGCGGGAAGCTCCGCCTGGAGGGGGCCCTGCCCGAGACGACGCGCCCGGAGGCTCCGCCGGAGCGCAAGGCGCCTGCGCCCTCCACGATGTCCTTCCTCAACGAGACGCAGTGGCGCCAGCGGGAGAAGGAGAACCTCCAGGCGGCGCTGGCCGCGGCGGGAGGCAAGGTGTACGGCCCGGGTGGGGCCGCGGAGCTGCTGGGGATTGCGCCCACCACGCTGGCCTCGCGCCTCAAGGCGCTGGGCATCAAGGTCCGCTGA
- a CDS encoding DUF47 domain-containing protein, whose translation MLEKLMPKSDEFFDDFDAQCAVTVQGAKMLHALLSDYRDVPERVKALKDVEHRGDEVTHTAFNRLHQQFITPFDRGQIHSLLSRIDDVLDLTNAAAARLHYYEIPSSLPDATELARLLVLSTEKVQEVVGALRLIKKPEQILAGCQEIKRLESQADEALRSGVGRLFKSGVDTLMVIKWKEIYDLIETATDKCQSVANVIEGVVLEHS comes from the coding sequence ATGCTCGAGAAGCTGATGCCGAAGTCCGACGAGTTCTTCGACGACTTCGACGCGCAATGTGCCGTCACCGTGCAGGGCGCGAAGATGCTGCACGCGCTCCTGAGCGACTACCGCGACGTACCCGAGCGGGTGAAGGCGCTCAAGGACGTGGAGCACCGGGGTGACGAGGTCACCCACACGGCCTTCAACCGCCTGCACCAGCAGTTCATCACCCCGTTCGACCGCGGGCAGATTCACTCCCTGCTGTCGCGCATCGACGACGTGCTGGACCTGACCAACGCGGCCGCCGCCCGGCTGCACTACTACGAAATCCCCAGCAGCCTGCCGGACGCCACGGAGCTGGCGCGCCTGCTGGTGCTGTCCACCGAGAAGGTCCAGGAGGTGGTGGGCGCGCTGCGGCTCATCAAGAAGCCGGAGCAGATTCTCGCCGGCTGCCAGGAAATCAAGCGGCTGGAGTCCCAGGCGGACGAGGCGCTGCGCTCGGGCGTGGGCCGGCTCTTCAAGAGCGGCGTGGACACGCTGATGGTCATCAAGTGGAAGGAGATCTACGACCTCATCGAGACCGCCACCGACAAGTGCCAGTCCGTGGCCAACGTCATCGAGGGTGTGGTGCTGGAGCACTCCTGA
- a CDS encoding VOC family protein, whose translation MSSAATHGPGFQTGHVGITVTHLERSTRFYRDVFGFEVTAESKEQGREYAFLSAGKRLVLTLWQQGTGRFDRSRAGLHHLSFQVEGMFEVKEVEKKLKALGVPFLHDGVVPHGEGMRSGGIFFEDPDGTRLEIYAPTGAEGHAAPTPGAPSCGFF comes from the coding sequence ATGAGCAGCGCGGCAACCCACGGCCCCGGCTTCCAGACGGGCCATGTCGGCATCACCGTCACCCACCTCGAGCGCTCCACGCGCTTCTATCGCGACGTCTTCGGCTTCGAGGTGACGGCCGAGTCGAAGGAGCAGGGGCGGGAGTACGCCTTCCTCAGCGCGGGCAAGCGACTGGTGCTCACCCTGTGGCAGCAGGGCACCGGGCGCTTCGACCGCAGCCGGGCGGGCCTGCACCACCTGTCCTTCCAGGTGGAGGGCATGTTCGAGGTGAAGGAGGTGGAGAAGAAGCTCAAGGCGCTCGGGGTGCCCTTCCTGCATGACGGCGTGGTGCCGCATGGCGAGGGCATGCGCTCGGGCGGTATCTTCTTCGAGGACCCGGACGGGACGCGGCTGGAGATCTACGCTCCCACCGGCGCGGAGGGGCACGCCGCGCCGACGCCGGGCGCTCCCTCCTGCGGCTTCTTCTAG
- the thrA gene encoding bifunctional aspartate kinase/homoserine dehydrogenase I has translation MRVMKFGGTSVGGAEQLRRVVDLTAAARQETRVMVVASAVSGITNLLVDAGRLAQDEGPESARVHELRTRFESAHATIVRELAGELGASRQRALEAGLAALDSELRGLLQGVGLLRECSPSVLAHLSALGERASCLILAALLDARGLAPHPVDPRDVIICAGDPLQATPLMEETRARFATLRAGGPELLLMPGFFGGDGRGKTLSLGRGGSDYSAALAAAALDAQLLEIWTDVDGIFSADPRLVPEAFPLPEVSFEEAMELAYFGAKVLHPKTIAPARERGITVSVRNSFRPEHPGTRVTAAAAPPQHPVRGLSFLRDVALVNIAGAGLKGVPGTAARVFEAMAHAGISVVLITQGSSECSISFCVQQAEAERAVRALEAAFEVEREAGKVDAIERQGGLAVLSIVGDGMRHRVGVAGTFFAALADVGCSIAAIAQGSSERSISAVISEADGPRALAHVHGRCFGTTEVVELLVAGVGSVGAELLRQVQQQAPKLRAHGVDLRVCAISNSKRCVASGEGLPLDGWQERLAAGETTPALDTFRDWARAKRPGRPIFVDCTSSEDVALAYPSLMEAGLHVVTANKKANSGRWSHWRKLRDTASRHQRRFLYETNVGAALPVIDTLKNMLRTGDRVLRVEGILSGSLSFILGLTEQGVPLSQAVGTAMERRFTEPDPRDDLHGTDVARKVLILAREIGRTEELEGVALDSLLPADFDASGPLDAFLARLPQVDAGFQRRVDAHRQEGKVLRYVGSVTPEGCSVGLVAVPLEHPLAAVKGGENALSFLSERYSPTPMVIRGYGAGAAVTAAGVLADILRLVEVPLP, from the coding sequence ATGCGCGTGATGAAATTCGGTGGCACCAGCGTGGGCGGCGCCGAGCAGCTGCGCCGTGTGGTGGACCTGACGGCGGCGGCGCGCCAGGAGACGCGGGTGATGGTGGTCGCCTCGGCCGTGTCCGGCATCACCAACCTCCTGGTGGACGCGGGGCGCCTGGCGCAGGACGAGGGGCCGGAGAGCGCCCGGGTGCACGAGCTCCGCACCCGCTTCGAGAGCGCCCACGCCACCATCGTCCGGGAGCTGGCCGGCGAGCTGGGCGCCTCCCGCCAGCGCGCGCTCGAGGCGGGGCTCGCCGCCCTGGACTCCGAGCTGCGCGGCCTCCTCCAGGGCGTCGGCCTGCTGCGCGAGTGCTCACCGTCCGTGCTCGCGCACCTCTCCGCGCTCGGCGAGCGCGCCTCCTGCCTCATCCTCGCGGCGCTGCTGGACGCCCGGGGGCTGGCCCCGCACCCGGTGGACCCGCGCGACGTCATCATCTGCGCGGGCGACCCGCTCCAGGCCACGCCGCTCATGGAGGAGACCCGCGCGCGCTTCGCCACGCTGCGCGCGGGGGGCCCGGAGCTGCTGCTGATGCCGGGCTTCTTCGGCGGGGACGGCCGGGGCAAGACGCTGTCGCTCGGCCGCGGCGGCTCGGACTACTCGGCCGCGCTGGCGGCGGCGGCGCTGGACGCGCAGCTGCTGGAAATCTGGACCGACGTGGACGGCATCTTCAGCGCGGACCCCCGCCTCGTCCCGGAGGCCTTCCCGCTGCCGGAGGTGAGCTTCGAGGAGGCGATGGAGCTGGCCTACTTCGGCGCCAAGGTGCTGCACCCGAAGACCATCGCCCCCGCCCGCGAGCGCGGCATCACCGTCTCCGTGCGCAACAGCTTCCGCCCCGAGCACCCGGGCACCCGCGTGACGGCCGCCGCCGCGCCGCCCCAGCACCCGGTGCGGGGCCTGTCCTTCCTGCGCGACGTGGCCCTCGTCAACATCGCCGGCGCGGGCCTCAAGGGCGTGCCGGGCACCGCCGCCCGCGTCTTCGAGGCCATGGCCCACGCGGGCATCTCCGTGGTGCTCATCACCCAGGGCTCCAGCGAGTGCTCCATCAGCTTCTGCGTGCAGCAGGCCGAGGCCGAGCGCGCCGTGCGGGCCCTCGAGGCCGCCTTCGAGGTGGAGCGCGAGGCCGGCAAGGTGGACGCGATTGAGCGCCAGGGCGGGCTCGCGGTGCTCAGCATCGTCGGTGATGGGATGCGCCACCGCGTCGGCGTGGCGGGGACGTTCTTCGCCGCCCTGGCGGACGTGGGCTGCAGCATCGCCGCCATCGCCCAGGGCTCCAGCGAGCGCAGCATCTCCGCGGTCATCTCCGAGGCGGACGGCCCGCGCGCCCTGGCCCACGTGCACGGCCGCTGCTTCGGCACGACGGAGGTCGTCGAGCTCCTGGTGGCGGGCGTGGGCAGCGTGGGCGCGGAGCTGCTGCGGCAGGTCCAGCAGCAGGCCCCCAAGCTGCGCGCCCACGGCGTGGACCTGCGCGTGTGCGCCATCTCCAACAGCAAGCGCTGCGTGGCCTCCGGCGAGGGGCTTCCCCTGGACGGCTGGCAGGAGCGGCTGGCCGCGGGAGAGACCACCCCCGCGCTGGACACCTTCCGCGACTGGGCCCGGGCGAAGCGGCCCGGACGGCCCATCTTCGTGGACTGCACCAGCAGCGAGGACGTGGCGCTCGCCTACCCGTCGCTGATGGAGGCCGGCCTGCACGTGGTGACGGCCAACAAGAAGGCCAACTCCGGCCGGTGGAGCCACTGGCGCAAGCTGCGTGACACGGCGTCGCGGCACCAGCGCCGCTTCCTCTACGAGACGAACGTCGGCGCGGCCCTGCCCGTCATCGACACCCTGAAGAACATGCTGCGCACCGGCGACCGGGTGCTGCGCGTGGAGGGCATCCTCTCCGGCTCGCTGTCCTTCATCCTCGGCCTGACGGAGCAGGGCGTGCCGCTGTCCCAGGCCGTGGGCACCGCCATGGAGCGGCGCTTCACGGAGCCGGACCCGCGCGACGACCTCCACGGCACCGACGTGGCGCGCAAGGTGCTCATCCTCGCCCGCGAGATTGGCCGCACCGAGGAGCTGGAGGGCGTGGCCCTCGACTCGCTGCTCCCCGCGGACTTCGACGCCTCCGGCCCGCTGGATGCGTTCCTGGCCCGCCTGCCCCAGGTGGACGCGGGCTTCCAGCGCCGCGTGGACGCGCACCGCCAGGAGGGCAAGGTGCTGCGCTACGTGGGCAGCGTCACCCCTGAGGGGTGCTCGGTCGGTCTGGTGGCCGTGCCGCTGGAGCACCCGCTCGCGGCGGTGAAGGGCGGCGAGAATGCGCTCAGCTTCCTCTCCGAGCGCTACAGCCCCACCCCGATGGTGATTCGCGGCTATGGCGCGGGCGCGGCGGTGACGGCGGCCGGTGTGCTCGCGGACATCCTCCGGCTCGTCGAGGTGCCGCTGCCCTGA
- a CDS encoding inorganic phosphate transporter: protein MLLTAVIIIVGVALIFDFINGFHDAANSIATVVSTRVLSPNLAVAWAAFFNFVAAFGGGVHVANTMGKGIINFDMLRDRGEAAVLAVIFSALMGAIVWNLLTWWWGLPSSSSHALAGGMIGATLPVLGFAGLVGSGIAKIAAFIVLSPLIGMTLGISLMVASTWIVHKQTPLRVDAWFRRLQLVSSAIFSYSHGTNDAQKVMGIIAVVLFGTIWKDRPFHIDWWMIISCHAAISLGTFFGGWRIVRTMGHSLTKLAPIGGFAAETGGGVTIIALAQLGIPVSTTHTITGAIVGVGSTKGWRAVKWGVAGRIIWAWVFTIPASALTAVVVYGLTQLVVKLVG from the coding sequence ATGCTACTGACCGCCGTCATCATCATCGTCGGAGTCGCGCTCATCTTCGACTTCATCAATGGATTCCACGACGCGGCGAACTCCATCGCCACCGTGGTGTCCACGCGCGTGCTCTCCCCCAACCTCGCCGTGGCCTGGGCCGCCTTCTTCAACTTCGTCGCGGCCTTCGGCGGGGGTGTCCATGTGGCCAACACCATGGGCAAGGGCATCATCAACTTCGACATGCTCCGCGACCGGGGCGAGGCCGCGGTGCTCGCGGTCATCTTCTCCGCGCTGATGGGCGCCATCGTCTGGAATCTGCTGACGTGGTGGTGGGGGCTGCCCTCGTCCTCGTCCCACGCGCTGGCGGGCGGCATGATTGGCGCCACGCTGCCGGTGCTCGGCTTCGCGGGGCTGGTGGGCTCGGGCATCGCCAAGATTGCCGCGTTCATCGTGCTGTCACCGCTCATCGGCATGACGCTCGGAATCTCGCTGATGGTGGCGAGCACGTGGATCGTGCACAAGCAGACGCCCCTGCGCGTGGACGCGTGGTTCCGCCGGCTGCAGCTGGTGTCGTCCGCCATCTTCTCCTACAGCCACGGCACCAACGACGCGCAGAAGGTGATGGGCATCATCGCGGTGGTGCTCTTCGGCACCATCTGGAAGGACCGCCCGTTCCACATCGACTGGTGGATGATCATCTCCTGCCACGCGGCCATCTCCCTGGGGACGTTCTTCGGCGGGTGGCGCATCGTGCGCACCATGGGGCACAGCCTCACCAAGCTGGCGCCCATCGGCGGCTTCGCCGCGGAGACGGGCGGCGGCGTCACCATCATCGCGCTGGCGCAGCTGGGCATCCCGGTGTCGACCACCCACACCATCACCGGCGCCATCGTCGGGGTGGGCTCCACCAAGGGCTGGCGCGCCGTGAAGTGGGGCGTCGCGGGCCGCATCATCTGGGCGTGGGTGTTCACCATCCCCGCCTCCGCCCTGACGGCCGTGGTCGTCTACGGGCTCACCCAGCTGGTCGTGAAGCTCGTCGGCTGA
- a CDS encoding PAS domain-containing sensor histidine kinase — translation MAAWPGGAWLVADSLVGAPIVRQHLSGVTFIEGAGEESSREEATVRTERERLLHRQSVLLEQSALLELAAAQAPDFQAGLRRILKSDAELLGVSRVSYWSLDLEARALECDLLYVRERDAFERGARLLERDFPSYFHALLNELYIAADDARRDARTREFTTSYLEPQGITSMLDVPVWVRGRLGGVVCHEQVGRPHAWTAEELAFSRSIGHVLSMALETAGRRRAEAFLEQSEERFRLLADGVKDQALVMLDPEGRVVSWNAGARRILGYDTGEALGRHVSAFLPPEGVEHDLVQARLRVAEARGQVELEEWRQRKDGSRFWARIVLTSLRDAEGRLSGFAEVSRDMTERKVAELQRRLLAEASLAEQRQRLLAEVSAVLVSSLDSEAALTAVARRVVPQLADTALLHLQEDGTPRRVACAHAPGSAAARLHGDAAEEGDGMGPPAELVRVLRTGRPRLIPDTQKLLRRLGTRGACRFPLLELFRPASALVVPLIARGRTLGTLTLLREQPGHPYTGEDLSLAEELARRSAYAVDNARLYVELRRAEQSQRFLGEAARVLVESLDYETTLGQVARLGVPLLAEWCVVDIVEEGNVLRRVAAAHANPEKEPLLRELQRRYPARWDSNPPATRVLRTGRPELFAELTDALLLPTVEDARHARLIRELGTKTALSVPLVARGRILGALTFGSAVPGRRYGETDLLLAQELAHRTALAIDNARLYQQAQQAVSLRDEFLSIASHELRTPITTLHLQLQHLQRLCSKTQEPALCQKLEASTKQIHRLDKLIDGLLDVSRISLGQMRFDLETLDLSQLAREVLEQFQQDAGNARCELVLRAPAPVTGRFDRLRLEQVLANLLSNAIKYAAGKPVVVEVEDRGDFARLSVVDQGIGISEQDLGRIFGRFERAVSSHHYGGLGLGLFITRQIVEAHGGSIEVTSRPGAGSTFTVFLPRRFLAGAEDSGDAAAAR, via the coding sequence TTGGCGGCGTGGCCGGGCGGGGCCTGGCTGGTCGCTGACTCGCTGGTTGGTGCGCCCATCGTCCGGCAGCACCTTTCAGGGGTGACGTTCATCGAGGGTGCTGGAGAGGAGTCGAGCCGGGAGGAGGCCACGGTCCGGACGGAGCGGGAGCGGCTGCTCCACCGCCAGTCCGTGCTGCTGGAGCAGTCCGCCCTGCTGGAGCTGGCGGCTGCCCAGGCGCCCGACTTCCAGGCCGGGCTGCGGCGCATCCTCAAGAGCGACGCGGAGCTGCTGGGCGTGTCGCGCGTGAGCTACTGGTCCCTGGACCTGGAGGCGCGCGCCCTCGAGTGCGACCTGCTCTACGTGCGGGAGCGGGATGCCTTCGAGCGCGGAGCCCGGCTGCTGGAGCGCGACTTCCCCAGCTACTTCCACGCCCTGCTGAACGAGCTGTACATCGCCGCGGACGATGCCCGGCGGGACGCGCGCACCCGCGAGTTCACCACCAGCTACCTGGAGCCGCAGGGCATCACCTCCATGCTGGATGTCCCCGTGTGGGTGCGGGGCCGGCTGGGCGGGGTGGTGTGCCACGAGCAGGTCGGCCGGCCCCACGCCTGGACGGCGGAGGAGCTGGCCTTCTCCCGCTCCATCGGCCACGTGCTCTCCATGGCGCTGGAGACGGCGGGGCGGCGCCGGGCGGAGGCGTTCCTCGAGCAGAGCGAGGAGCGCTTCCGGCTGCTGGCGGACGGCGTGAAGGACCAGGCCCTCGTGATGCTGGACCCGGAGGGGCGCGTGGTGAGCTGGAATGCCGGGGCGCGGCGCATCCTGGGCTACGACACGGGGGAGGCGCTCGGGCGGCACGTGTCGGCCTTCCTGCCTCCAGAGGGCGTGGAGCACGACCTCGTCCAGGCGCGGCTGCGCGTCGCGGAGGCGCGCGGGCAGGTGGAGCTGGAGGAGTGGCGGCAGCGCAAGGATGGCTCGCGCTTCTGGGCCCGCATCGTGCTGACCTCGCTGCGCGACGCGGAGGGCCGGCTGAGCGGCTTCGCCGAGGTCAGCCGCGACATGACGGAGCGCAAGGTGGCCGAGCTGCAGCGGCGCCTGCTCGCGGAGGCCAGCCTCGCCGAGCAGCGCCAGCGGCTGCTGGCCGAGGTGAGCGCCGTCCTGGTGTCCTCGCTCGACTCCGAGGCGGCGCTGACGGCCGTCGCGCGCCGGGTGGTGCCCCAGCTCGCGGACACGGCGCTCCTCCATCTCCAGGAGGACGGCACCCCGCGGCGGGTGGCGTGCGCGCATGCCCCCGGGAGCGCGGCGGCGCGGCTCCATGGGGACGCGGCGGAGGAGGGGGACGGAATGGGGCCCCCGGCGGAGCTGGTCCGGGTGCTGCGCACGGGCCGCCCCCGGCTCATCCCGGACACGCAGAAGCTCTTGCGGCGGCTGGGGACGCGGGGCGCCTGCCGCTTCCCGTTGCTCGAGCTGTTCCGTCCGGCCTCCGCGCTCGTGGTGCCGCTCATCGCCCGGGGGCGCACCCTGGGCACGCTCACGCTGCTCCGGGAGCAGCCTGGCCACCCGTACACGGGGGAGGACCTGTCCCTGGCGGAGGAGCTGGCGCGGCGCAGCGCGTATGCGGTGGACAACGCGCGCCTGTACGTGGAGCTGCGGCGGGCCGAGCAGTCCCAGCGCTTCCTGGGCGAGGCGGCCCGGGTGCTGGTGGAGTCGCTCGACTACGAGACGACGCTCGGACAGGTGGCCCGCCTCGGCGTGCCCCTGCTGGCGGAGTGGTGCGTGGTGGACATCGTCGAGGAGGGCAACGTCCTGCGCCGCGTGGCGGCCGCGCATGCCAACCCGGAGAAGGAGCCGCTGCTGCGCGAGCTCCAGAGGCGCTACCCGGCACGCTGGGACTCGAACCCTCCGGCGACACGGGTGCTGCGCACCGGCAGGCCGGAGCTCTTCGCCGAGCTGACCGACGCGCTGCTGCTGCCGACGGTGGAGGACGCCCGGCACGCGCGGCTCATCCGGGAGCTGGGCACGAAGACGGCCCTGTCCGTTCCCCTGGTGGCGCGGGGCCGCATCCTCGGGGCCCTGACCTTCGGCTCGGCCGTGCCCGGGCGCCGGTATGGTGAGACGGACCTGCTGCTCGCCCAGGAGCTGGCCCACCGCACGGCGCTGGCCATCGACAACGCCCGGCTCTACCAGCAGGCGCAGCAGGCCGTCAGCCTGCGGGACGAGTTCCTCTCCATCGCCTCGCACGAGCTGCGCACCCCCATCACCACGCTGCACCTGCAGCTGCAGCACCTGCAGCGGCTGTGCTCGAAGACGCAGGAGCCGGCGCTGTGCCAGAAGCTGGAGGCCTCCACCAAGCAGATCCACCGGCTGGACAAGCTCATCGACGGGCTGCTCGACGTGTCACGCATCAGCCTGGGGCAGATGCGCTTCGACCTGGAGACGCTGGACCTGAGCCAGCTGGCCCGGGAGGTGCTGGAGCAGTTCCAGCAGGATGCCGGGAATGCACGCTGCGAGCTGGTGCTGCGCGCGCCGGCGCCGGTGACGGGCCGCTTCGACCGGCTCCGCCTGGAGCAGGTGCTGGCGAACCTGCTGTCCAACGCCATCAAGTACGCCGCCGGCAAGCCGGTGGTGGTGGAGGTCGAGGACCGGGGGGACTTCGCCCGGCTCTCCGTGGTGGACCAGGGCATCGGCATCTCGGAGCAGGACCTGGGGCGCATCTTCGGCCGCTTCGAGCGCGCGGTGTCCTCCCACCACTACGGAGGCCTGGGGCTGGGCCTCTTCATCACCCGGCAGATCGTGGAGGCGCATGGCGGCTCCATCGAGGTGACGAGCCGGCCCGGAGCGGGCTCTACCTTCACGGTGTTCCTGCCGCGCCGGTTCCTGGCCGGCGCGGAGGACTCCGGGGACGCGGCCGCCGCGCGCTGA
- a CDS encoding nuclear transport factor 2 family protein: MAASPLRPPFTHDTARAKVQAAEDAWNSRDPERVALAYTVDSEWRNRDEFFRGRDAIRRFLQRKWAKELDYRLMKELWCFTDNRISVRFEYEWHDAAGQWFRTHGNEHWEFDPEGLMRRRDMSANDLPIAEEERRYR, from the coding sequence ATGGCCGCCTCCCCCCTGCGTCCCCCCTTCACCCACGACACCGCCCGGGCCAAGGTCCAGGCCGCCGAGGACGCCTGGAACAGCCGGGACCCGGAGCGCGTGGCGCTCGCGTACACGGTGGACTCCGAGTGGCGCAACCGGGACGAGTTCTTCCGGGGACGCGACGCCATCCGGCGCTTCCTCCAGCGCAAGTGGGCGAAGGAGCTCGACTACCGGCTGATGAAGGAGCTGTGGTGCTTCACCGACAACCGCATCTCCGTCCGCTTCGAGTACGAGTGGCACGACGCCGCCGGCCAGTGGTTCCGCACCCATGGCAACGAGCACTGGGAGTTCGACCCCGAAGGCCTCATGCGCCGCCGGGACATGAGCGCCAACGACCTCCCCATCGCAGAGGAGGAGCGCCGCTACCGGTGA